The genomic window TCTGTTTGCGTCCCTCTCTGATTACCAGAGACAGATTTTGCTTTTGACTCAATCTCTCCCTTATCTTGCTTACGCTGGTAACTACTTAGATGTTCGACCTATTTCTAAGAGCAAAGACAAGGTTTATTACGTTCCTATTAACCATTTACTCAGCTTTAGAGTCCTCTTATCCACCGGAGCCTTGTTGGTTACGAATACTTCACATCGAAGACTTGAAGTACATTTTTGAAAGGTCATCGCCGACTACCTTTCCTTTGGCTCGTTAACATTTTGTTTACAGCCTATCAGTCTGTTTGGCTGCTTAGAACTAACGATGGTTCTGATAGAGGTTCACTTTCGTTACTCATGGCTAAACTGCTAACCCAAGGTCGTTTATGGACTCAAACTTATTGGATATTTCATCCTGCTTTACCTGATTTGATGACCATTCTCCTCAGATAAGGATGCGCTTTCAACCCCCGTAACTGGGATGATTGGACTTTCACCAATATGGTTAATAAGTTGTCAAGGTTCTGTTTTAACCTTGCAGGTAATCCTCCCGATTTCTCGGTTTCTACCTAACGTACCGCACCTTCGATTAATTCTTCAATCCTCCCTTCATAAAAGGGTTCAGAGGGGATCATAACCCTTTGCCGTGGCGATCGCAAATATAAAGGATGCCATTCAACTTATTTTTTAGGAATAGCAGATAGAATTGCTCTAAGTGCTTGGTTTACCTCTTCAGACGTTTGGAAAACTTGAGCAACATCCGAGTCTAAAGTAACAGTTATGGTTATCTCATTGTCTTGAGTGGCAAAGCGATTAGGACGAGCTTTACTATAGTTAAACTCATATTCAGGAAGTAAATCTTCTTCTAGGTTTTGGTTAGCTTCAGAATTTTGTGTGTTCTTCATAGTCTAAACGTTCTTTTTTGGTTGCTAAACGCGCACTGATCAGACGAATCTTTTGATTTCTTTCTGTGAAACAAACTAATATAAGACGATTATAGCCATCTCGTCCTATGATTATTTCTCTCTTTTCCCCCACAGAATGCCACTCATCATCAAAAATATAAGCTAAAGGATCATTAAAAACACTCTTTGCTTCCTCGAATGAGATATTGTGCTTTTTGAGATTAAAGCTTGCTTTTTGGTTGTTCCACTCGAATTGTAAACTCATCCGCTCAATTTTAGCTTAACGCGATATTTCCCAATTTCCCATATTGCGATCGCCTTTTAACGTCCACTGAATACAATTAGGATAATCGGGGGAATCAAACCATGAAAACTAGCAATTTCTACTTACCTTATAATTCTAAGCTGATAGCAAGGGCAAAAAGGTTGAGAAAAAACATGACACAAGCTGAAAAAAAGCTTTGGTATGATTACCTCAGACATTTTCACTGTCGCATCCATAGACAAAGACCCATTGATAACTTTATTGTTGATTTCTATTGTCCGAGGGCAAAACTTGTTATCGAAGTTGATGGAGAAATTCATGACACAGAATCAGCGCAACAATATGATCACGAAAGAACACGAAGATTAGAAGGGTATGGATTAACCGTTGTTCGCTTCACTAACCAGGAAGTCCTCAATCATTTTGTAGAGGTGTGTGAAAAAATTGCAGACTTGATTCCTCCGACATCCCTTTGAGATATTACTTGATCCCCCTAAATCTCCCTTTCCAAAGGGGACTTTGAGCGTTTTCCCCATCAACTTTATCGACCAACTCATCACCCACAAACCAACATTCCCCCCTTTCAAAAAGGGGGGCTAGGGGGGATCACAACCCGTTGCTGTAAAGACTTACGCCAGATATAAAACTAAGTCGAAACATTGTCTAGGATCTCTCATTGTCATTCCGAGGTAACGAGGAATCTCATCAATATCGTTCATATTCATAGTTCGTCCTTCCTATAGAGACACTACTTGATCCCCCTATATCCCCCTTTCCAAAGGGGACTTTGAGCGTTTTCCCCATCAACTTTATCGACCAACTCATCACCCACAAACCAACATTCCCCCCTTTCAAAAAGGGGGGTCAGGGGGGATCACAACCCGTTGCTGTAAAGACTTACGCCAGATATAAAACTAAGTCGAAACATTGTCTAGGATCTCTCATTGTCATTCCGAGGTAACGAGGAATCTCATCAACCTCCTTCATATTCATGGGTCGTCCGTCCTATAGAGACACTACTTGATCCCCCTAAATCTCCCTTTCCAAAGGGGACTTTGAAGCTTTTCACCAATCAATCCAATCAACCCACTACAACCCATAAACAAACATTTCCCCCCTTCAAAAGGGGGGCCAGGGGGGATCACAACC from Crocosphaera subtropica ATCC 51142 includes these protein-coding regions:
- a CDS encoding BrnT family toxin, coding for MSLQFEWNNQKASFNLKKHNISFEEAKSVFNDPLAYIFDDEWHSVGEKREIIIGRDGYNRLILVCFTERNQKIRLISARLATKKERLDYEEHTKF
- a CDS encoding endonuclease domain-containing protein, whose translation is MKTSNFYLPYNSKLIARAKRLRKNMTQAEKKLWYDYLRHFHCRIHRQRPIDNFIVDFYCPRAKLVIEVDGEIHDTESAQQYDHERTRRLEGYGLTVVRFTNQEVLNHFVEVCEKIADLIPPTSL